The genomic DNA ACATTGCAAACGATACCAGGAGCAGCAGGAGGAGTGAAATATATACCATATATAAGTGAGGAAGAGGCAGATCTAATTATTGATGAGCTTTGTAGCTTATTTGAAAATCCAGATCGTATTTTGCCTGGTGGTTACTTATATATGACAGATCTTTTAAGTAATCCTCGTCATATTAATGGCGCAGGTCGTTTGTTTGCTTCTGTTTTTGCTAGGCAACCAATTGATGCGGTTATGACAGTGGCAACAAAGGGGATTCCACTTGCTTATGCAGTGGCAAATTATTTAGATGTACCGGTAGTAATTGCAAGGAAAGACAATAAGGTAACAGAGGGACCAACAGTTAGTATTAACTATGTATCAGGTTCTTCTAAGCGAATTCAAACAATGACGTTAGCAAAGCGTAGCCTTCCGGAAGGATCAAATGTTTTAATTATTGATGACTTTATGAAAGCTGGCGGAACAATTCAAGGTATGATAAGTATGTTAGAAGAGTTTAAGGCTAATGTTGTTGGTATTGGTGTATTAGTAGAATCCACGGATATTGAAGAAAGATTAATTAATAATTTTGTATCATTAATTCGTCTTTCAGAAGTTGATGTGAAGGAAAAAGCGATTCAAGTGGAAAAGGGAAATTATTCACTGGCACCATTTGAGGAAGGGCTTGTAGAGGCTGAGTAAAAAGGTAAAGCAGATAGCTTTATCTTTTTTTTATTCTATTTATAAATTATAAAATAGATGGACAAACTGCTTTTCGTGCACTATTTTTAAAGAGTAAAAATAAATAATAAAAGGGTGAAAAAAAATGAAAGTTGTTCAAACAAACAATGCACCACAAGCTATTGGACCATATTCACAAGGGGTTATTGTAAATAATATGTTTTATAGTTCAGGACAAATTCCGTTAACTGCAGGTGGAGAGCTTGTAGCAGGAGACGTGACAGTACAAACAGAGCAAGTGTTTCAAAATTTACAAGCAGTATTAGAAGAAGCGGGTGCTTCATTTGATACAGTAGTAAAAACAACAGTATTCTTAAAAGATATGGATGATTTTAATGCTGTTAATGAAGTATATGGCTCTTATTTCTCTACTCATAAGCCAGCTCGTTCTTGTGTACAAGTAGCAAAATTACCGAAAGATGTTTCAGTTGAAATCGAAGTAATTGCCCTAGTTAAGTAATTCTTTGTAAGCGATAACGTCCAC from Bacillus basilensis includes the following:
- the purR gene encoding pur operon repressor — its product is MKIRRSTRLVDMTYYLLQNPRQLVSLTFFAERYQSAKSSISEDLVIIKQTFEQQGVGTLQTIPGAAGGVKYIPYISEEEADLIIDELCSLFENPDRILPGGYLYMTDLLSNPRHINGAGRLFASVFARQPIDAVMTVATKGIPLAYAVANYLDVPVVIARKDNKVTEGPTVSINYVSGSSKRIQTMTLAKRSLPEGSNVLIIDDFMKAGGTIQGMISMLEEFKANVVGIGVLVESTDIEERLINNFVSLIRLSEVDVKEKAIQVEKGNYSLAPFEEGLVEAE
- a CDS encoding RidA family protein, with translation MKVVQTNNAPQAIGPYSQGVIVNNMFYSSGQIPLTAGGELVAGDVTVQTEQVFQNLQAVLEEAGASFDTVVKTTVFLKDMDDFNAVNEVYGSYFSTHKPARSCVQVAKLPKDVSVEIEVIALVK